A region from the Pseudonocardia petroleophila genome encodes:
- a CDS encoding Phenylacetic acid catabolic protein codes for MTITEVPRRVYREGDPEMPAEFHELLVRMLSHHLENSTNPHYTELLGKLWNRCMTLCPTERLKTTFAKLMAQEVEHGVITARILEGLGVGPIDAPIKQYLFHLPIDSFCDLAYFNGLGDRVGCYIGETWEGVPYEPLLSVAERLHKDEVFHATFGMSNLKRICSTPEGLDEANEKIKIWWPAALDMFGRSDSNFSDAYVRWGLRTKNNEDLRQQYVADTRPMVEALGISVPADAANRRFL; via the coding sequence GTGACGATCACCGAGGTGCCACGCCGGGTCTACCGGGAGGGCGATCCGGAGATGCCCGCGGAGTTCCACGAACTCCTCGTCCGCATGCTCAGCCACCACCTGGAGAACTCGACCAACCCGCACTACACGGAGTTGCTCGGGAAGCTGTGGAACAGGTGCATGACGCTGTGCCCGACCGAGCGCCTGAAGACGACCTTCGCCAAGCTGATGGCCCAGGAGGTCGAGCACGGGGTGATCACCGCCCGGATCCTGGAGGGGCTCGGGGTCGGCCCGATCGACGCCCCGATCAAGCAGTACCTGTTCCACCTGCCGATCGACTCGTTCTGCGACCTGGCCTACTTCAACGGCCTCGGTGACCGGGTCGGCTGCTACATCGGCGAGACGTGGGAGGGCGTGCCCTACGAGCCGCTGCTCTCCGTCGCCGAGCGCCTGCACAAGGACGAGGTCTTCCACGCCACGTTCGGCATGAGCAACCTCAAGCGCATCTGCTCCACGCCCGAGGGTCTCGACGAGGCGAACGAGAAGATCAAGATCTGGTGGCCGGCCGCGCTGGACATGTTCGGCCGGTCGGACTCGAACTTCTCCGACGCCTACGTCCGCTGGGGCCTGCGCACCAAGAACAACGAGGACCTGCGCCAGCAGTACGTCGCCGACACCCGGCCGATGGTCGAGGCGCTGGGCATCTCGGTGCCCGCGGACGCCGCAAACCGGCGGTTCCTCTGA
- a CDS encoding FAS1-like dehydratase domain-containing protein has protein sequence MVTPELLARLAGALGTDSGPQTAGLVPSFAATVGGESTVVDGLGLDLSRALLGGLGYEWERPFVPGETVRVRVTVEDVFAKGANQFGVVVAEYTDGDGAVVQRQSITFVERAATS, from the coding sequence GTGGTCACGCCCGAGCTGCTGGCCCGCCTGGCGGGCGCACTCGGAACGGACAGCGGGCCGCAGACCGCCGGCCTCGTGCCGTCGTTCGCCGCGACGGTCGGCGGGGAGTCCACGGTCGTGGACGGGCTCGGGCTGGACCTGTCGCGGGCGCTGCTGGGCGGGCTCGGCTACGAGTGGGAGCGACCGTTCGTGCCGGGCGAGACCGTGCGCGTCCGGGTCACCGTCGAGGACGTGTTCGCCAAGGGCGCCAACCAGTTCGGGGTGGTGGTCGCCGAGTACACCGACGGCGACGGCGCGGTCGTGCAGCGCCAGTCGATCACGTTCGTCGAGAGGGCGGCCACGTCGTGA
- a CDS encoding MaoC/PaaZ C-terminal domain-containing protein — MNIVEATCTPVSRVQISRYAGAVNDYNPVHVDEEFAKAAGLPSVIAHGPLTVALALDAVVAQLGPDALRSATARLSAPVFPGDELTVVPTDKGIEVRKADGTVVATVALTLAAADGA, encoded by the coding sequence GTGAACATCGTCGAAGCGACCTGCACCCCGGTCAGCCGGGTGCAGATCTCCCGGTACGCCGGGGCCGTCAACGACTACAACCCGGTGCACGTCGACGAGGAGTTCGCCAAGGCCGCCGGCCTGCCCTCGGTGATCGCGCACGGCCCGCTGACCGTCGCGTTGGCGCTGGACGCCGTCGTCGCGCAGCTCGGCCCGGACGCGCTGCGCTCGGCCACGGCGCGGCTCTCGGCCCCGGTGTTCCCGGGCGACGAGCTGACCGTCGTCCCCACCGACAAGGGGATCGAGGTCCGCAAGGCCGACGGGACGGTCGTGGCCACGGTGGCGCTCACGCTGGCCGCCGCGGACGGTGCCTGA
- a CDS encoding enoyl-CoA hydratase/isomerase family protein, with the protein MGYEHLMTEERAGGVRVLTLNRPDRLNAWNSRMRSEMRDAVEDAAGDPQVRVLVLTGAGRGFSAGEDVSEMGDLTAMGTRGFRALARGIHDVFDTVEAMEVPVIAAVEGVAAGGGFELALSCDFRVAGESARFVMPEAKVGLIPGSGGCSRLVRHVGLGRAKELVMLGGTLRAPRALDLGLATEVVADGGALEAAVAMAGRLATMAPLALGMAKLVLNTCTDVDAETGRRLERLGQSVLKTTEDHREGALAFLEKRPPQWQGR; encoded by the coding sequence ATGGGCTACGAGCACCTCATGACCGAGGAGCGCGCCGGCGGTGTCCGCGTGCTGACGCTCAACCGCCCGGACCGGCTCAACGCGTGGAACTCCCGGATGCGCTCGGAGATGCGCGACGCCGTCGAGGACGCCGCCGGTGACCCGCAGGTCCGGGTGCTGGTGCTGACCGGGGCCGGTCGCGGGTTCTCCGCGGGCGAGGACGTCAGCGAGATGGGCGACCTCACGGCGATGGGCACGCGCGGGTTCCGCGCACTGGCCCGCGGCATCCACGACGTCTTCGACACCGTCGAGGCCATGGAGGTGCCGGTCATCGCGGCGGTGGAGGGGGTCGCCGCGGGCGGCGGCTTCGAGCTCGCCCTGTCCTGCGACTTCCGGGTGGCCGGCGAGAGCGCCCGGTTCGTCATGCCCGAGGCCAAGGTCGGGCTGATCCCCGGCTCGGGCGGCTGCTCGCGGCTGGTCCGGCACGTCGGGCTGGGGCGGGCGAAGGAGCTGGTGATGCTCGGCGGCACGCTGCGCGCGCCGCGAGCACTGGATCTGGGGCTGGCCACCGAGGTGGTAGCCGACGGCGGCGCGCTAGAGGCCGCCGTCGCCATGGCCGGTCGGCTCGCCACGATGGCGCCGCTGGCGCTGGGGATGGCCAAGCTCGTGCTCAACACCTGCACCGATGTCGACGCCGAGACCGGGCGCCGGCTGGAGCGGCTGGGGCAGAGCGTGCTCAAGACCACCGAGGACCACCGGGAGGGCGCGCTGGCGTTCCTCGAGAAGCGCCCGCCGCAGTGGCAGGGCCGGTAG